The following are from one region of the Erwinia sp. SLM-02 genome:
- the tsgA gene encoding MFS transporter TsgA has translation MTNRDRIGLTWISFFSYALTGAVVIVTGMVLENIAEYFQLPVAQMSNTFTFLNAGILLAVFLNAWLMEIVPLKRQLMFGFVLMVLAVLGLMTSHSLSVFSLCMFVLGVVSGITMSIGTFLITHLYEGRQRGSRLLFTDSFFSMAGTIFPIIAAALLARALPWYWVYVCIGVIYVAIFILALCFEFPVLGKKTTSGEPVKKEKWGVGVGFLAVAALCYILGQLGFIGWVPQYATKSMGMDIGQAGSLVGNFWTAYMVGMWAFSAILRFFDPQRIVTLLALLATALMYWFITTTDASMLKWIMLSLGFFSSAIYTTIITLGSLQTKVSSPKLVNFILTCGTVGTMLTFVVTGPIVEKGGAHAALATANGLYAVVFIMCLLLGFVSKHKLHGHMGSH, from the coding sequence ATGACAAATCGCGATCGAATCGGACTTACCTGGATCAGCTTCTTCTCTTATGCGTTGACCGGTGCAGTGGTTATCGTAACCGGCATGGTACTGGAGAATATAGCAGAGTATTTCCAGCTCCCCGTCGCTCAAATGAGCAACACTTTCACCTTCCTTAATGCCGGGATCCTGCTGGCGGTGTTTCTTAACGCCTGGCTGATGGAGATCGTGCCGTTAAAACGTCAGCTGATGTTCGGCTTTGTGCTGATGGTACTGGCGGTGCTGGGGCTGATGACCAGCCACAGCCTGAGCGTATTCTCGCTCTGCATGTTTGTGCTGGGCGTGGTGAGCGGGATTACCATGTCGATCGGGACATTCCTGATCACCCATCTTTATGAAGGACGCCAGCGCGGTTCACGCCTGCTGTTTACCGACTCCTTCTTCAGCATGGCCGGTACTATCTTCCCGATTATCGCTGCAGCCCTGCTGGCACGCGCGCTGCCGTGGTACTGGGTTTACGTCTGCATCGGCGTGATCTACGTGGCGATCTTTATTCTGGCGCTGTGCTTTGAATTCCCAGTGCTGGGCAAAAAAACCACCAGCGGCGAGCCGGTTAAAAAAGAAAAATGGGGCGTTGGCGTGGGCTTCCTGGCGGTTGCCGCACTCTGCTACATTCTGGGCCAGCTGGGCTTTATCGGCTGGGTTCCGCAGTATGCAACGAAAAGCATGGGGATGGATATCGGCCAGGCCGGTAGCCTGGTGGGTAACTTCTGGACCGCTTACATGGTCGGCATGTGGGCATTCAGCGCCATCCTGCGCTTCTTCGACCCGCAGCGTATCGTCACGCTGCTGGCGCTGCTGGCTACCGCACTGATGTACTGGTTTATCACCACCACCGATGCATCCATGCTGAAGTGGATTATGCTCAGCCTGGGCTTCTTCTCCAGCGCCATTTACACCACCATCATCACTCTGGGTTCGCTGCAAACGAAGGTCTCTTCGCCAAAACTGGTGAACTTTATTCTGACCTGCGGCACCGTGGGAACCATGCTCACCTTCGTGGTAACCGGCCCTATCGTTGAAAAAGGCGGTGCTCACGCGGCGCTGGCTACCGCTAACGGTCTCTACGCGGTGGTGTTTATCATGTGTCTGCTGCTGGGCTTTGTCAGCAAACACAAGCTGCACGGCCATATGGGCTCGCATTAA
- the nirB gene encoding nitrite reductase large subunit NirB has protein sequence MSIKLAIIGNGMVGHRLIEELVEKSLPGQFEITVFCEEPRVAYDRVHLSAYFSHHTAEELSLVREGYYQKHGINILIGERAILINREEKVIHANGGRLVPYDKLVIATGSRPWVPPIPGAEGADCFVYRTIEDLNGIEACARRSKRGAVVGGGLLGLEAAGALKNLGIETHVIEFAPVLMAEQLDRMGGEQLRRKIESIGVQVHTGKNTRQIVHHSPRGKTLQFADETQLDVDFIVFSTGIRPQDALAKQCNLATGPRGGVVINDSCQTSDADIYAIGECASWREHVYGLVAPGYKMAQIAADHLLGGSSHFEGADMSAKLKLLGVDVGGIGDAHGRTPGARSYVYLDENKEVYKRLIVSADNKTLLGAVLVGDTSDYGNLLQLALNAIELPANPDALILPEHAGAKPSIGVESLPDSAQICSCFDVTKGTIVQAVQNGCHSVAALKAETKAGTGCGGCIPLITQVLNAELSRQGIEVNHHLCEHFPWSRQELYHLIRVNNIRSFNQLITKYGKGYGCEVCKPTVGSLLASCWNDYVLKPEHTPLQDSNDLFLGNIQKDGTYSVIPRSAGGEITPEGLMAIGNVARQYNLYTKITGSQRIGLFGAQQDDLPAIWEQLIAAGFETGHAYAKALRMAKTCVGSTWCRFGVGDSVGFGVALENHYKGIRTPHKMKFGVSGCTRECAEAQGKDVGIIATEKGWNLYVCGNGGMKPRHADLLAADLDRDTLMRYLDRFMMFYIRTADKLQRTSVWLDNLEGGIDYLRQVVINDKLGINQQLEDDITRLRAQVVCEWSETVNDAQQRARFAHFVNSSVRDPLVQMVPEREQHRPAKVQERIEIIQLEENV, from the coding sequence ATGAGCATCAAACTCGCCATCATTGGCAACGGTATGGTCGGCCACCGCCTGATCGAAGAACTGGTGGAAAAGTCACTGCCCGGACAGTTTGAGATCACTGTCTTTTGCGAAGAACCTCGCGTGGCCTATGACCGGGTCCATCTTTCCGCCTATTTCTCCCACCATACGGCTGAAGAGCTGTCGCTGGTAAGAGAAGGCTATTACCAGAAGCACGGCATCAACATCCTGATTGGCGAACGCGCCATCCTGATCAATCGGGAAGAAAAAGTGATCCACGCCAACGGCGGGCGTCTGGTGCCCTACGACAAGCTGGTTATCGCAACCGGCTCCCGGCCATGGGTTCCTCCGATCCCCGGCGCGGAAGGCGCTGACTGTTTCGTTTACCGCACCATTGAAGATCTCAACGGCATTGAAGCCTGTGCACGCCGCAGCAAGCGCGGTGCCGTCGTCGGAGGCGGGCTGCTGGGGCTGGAAGCCGCGGGCGCATTAAAAAATCTCGGTATTGAAACCCACGTTATCGAATTTGCCCCGGTGCTGATGGCCGAACAGCTCGACCGTATGGGTGGGGAGCAGCTAAGACGTAAAATCGAGAGCATCGGCGTACAGGTGCACACCGGGAAAAATACCCGGCAGATCGTGCACCACTCGCCGCGAGGTAAAACCCTGCAGTTCGCCGATGAGACGCAGCTCGACGTCGATTTTATCGTGTTCTCAACCGGCATCCGCCCGCAGGATGCGCTGGCGAAGCAGTGTAATCTGGCCACCGGCCCGCGCGGCGGCGTGGTGATTAACGACAGCTGCCAGACCAGCGATGCGGATATCTACGCTATCGGTGAATGTGCATCCTGGCGGGAGCACGTTTATGGCCTGGTCGCGCCGGGCTATAAAATGGCACAAATCGCTGCCGATCATCTGCTAGGCGGCAGCAGCCACTTCGAAGGCGCTGATATGAGCGCCAAGCTCAAACTGCTGGGTGTGGACGTGGGCGGCATCGGCGATGCCCACGGCCGGACGCCTGGCGCACGCAGCTACGTTTACCTCGACGAAAATAAAGAAGTCTACAAACGCCTGATCGTGAGCGCGGATAACAAAACGCTGCTGGGCGCGGTGCTGGTAGGCGACACCAGCGACTACGGTAATCTGCTGCAGCTGGCGCTAAACGCCATTGAACTGCCGGCCAATCCGGATGCGCTGATCCTGCCCGAGCATGCCGGGGCAAAACCCTCTATTGGCGTAGAGTCATTGCCGGACAGCGCGCAGATCTGTTCCTGCTTTGACGTCACCAAAGGCACCATTGTGCAGGCGGTGCAAAACGGCTGCCACAGCGTAGCCGCGCTGAAGGCGGAAACCAAAGCCGGAACCGGCTGCGGCGGCTGTATTCCGCTGATCACACAGGTGCTGAATGCCGAACTGAGCCGTCAGGGCATCGAAGTTAACCATCACCTGTGCGAACACTTCCCGTGGTCTCGTCAGGAGCTTTACCACCTGATCCGCGTGAATAACATCCGGTCGTTTAATCAGCTAATCACCAAATACGGCAAGGGCTACGGCTGCGAAGTGTGTAAGCCAACGGTGGGATCGCTGCTGGCCTCGTGCTGGAATGACTATGTGCTGAAGCCGGAACACACGCCGCTGCAGGACAGCAACGACCTGTTCCTCGGCAATATTCAGAAAGACGGCACCTACTCCGTGATCCCGCGCTCGGCGGGCGGAGAGATCACGCCCGAGGGGCTGATGGCCATCGGTAATGTTGCCCGTCAGTATAATCTGTACACCAAAATCACCGGCTCGCAGCGTATTGGCCTGTTCGGTGCGCAGCAGGACGATCTGCCGGCCATCTGGGAACAGCTGATCGCCGCCGGTTTTGAAACCGGCCACGCCTACGCGAAGGCGCTGCGCATGGCGAAAACCTGCGTGGGCAGCACCTGGTGTCGTTTTGGTGTCGGTGACAGCGTCGGCTTCGGCGTCGCACTGGAAAACCACTACAAGGGCATACGCACGCCGCACAAGATGAAATTCGGCGTGTCGGGCTGCACCCGCGAGTGTGCCGAAGCACAGGGCAAAGACGTGGGTATTATTGCCACTGAAAAAGGCTGGAACCTTTACGTCTGCGGCAACGGCGGCATGAAGCCTCGCCATGCCGACCTGCTGGCCGCCGACCTCGACCGCGATACGCTGATGCGCTATCTGGACCGCTTTATGATGTTCTATATCCGCACCGCCGATAAGCTGCAGCGCACCTCGGTCTGGCTGGACAATCTGGAAGGGGGTATCGACTACCTGCGACAGGTGGTGATTAACGACAAACTGGGCATCAACCAGCAGCTGGAAGACGATATTACCCGTCTGCGTGCGCAGGTGGTCTGCGAGTGGAGTGAAACGGTCAACGATGCGCAGCAGCGCGCCCGCTTTGCCCACTTCGTTAACAGCAGCGTGCGCGATCCGCTGGTACAGATGGTTCCGGAGCGCGAACAGCATCGCCCGGCGAAGGTGCAGGAAAGAATTGAGATTATCCAACTGGAGGAAAATGTATGA
- a CDS encoding aminodeoxychorismate synthase component II — translation MLLLIDNYDSFTWNLYQYFSELGAEVIVRRNDDITLAEIAALNPRHLVISPGPCTPNEAGISLDAIRHFSGDLPVLGVCLGHQAIAQAFGARVVRARKVMHGKTSAIEHNDGGVFSGLNHPLTVTRYHSLIVETGTLPDEFELTAWTLRDGQPDEIMGFRHRTLPLEGVQFHPESILSEQGHQLLENFLRY, via the coding sequence ATGCTGCTGCTGATCGACAACTATGACTCCTTCACCTGGAACCTCTACCAGTATTTTTCTGAACTGGGCGCGGAGGTCATCGTTCGCCGCAACGACGATATCACGCTGGCTGAAATCGCCGCACTGAATCCCCGCCATCTGGTTATCTCTCCCGGTCCCTGTACGCCCAACGAGGCGGGGATCTCACTTGACGCGATCCGCCATTTTTCCGGGGATCTGCCGGTACTTGGCGTTTGCCTTGGACATCAGGCGATCGCGCAGGCGTTTGGTGCCAGAGTCGTTCGTGCCCGCAAGGTGATGCATGGCAAAACGTCGGCTATTGAACATAATGACGGCGGCGTTTTTTCCGGCCTGAACCACCCGCTTACCGTGACCCGTTACCATTCTCTGATTGTGGAGACGGGCACGCTGCCGGATGAATTTGAGCTGACGGCCTGGACACTGCGTGACGGTCAGCCCGATGAAATTATGGGATTTCGTCATCGCACGCTGCCGCTTGAAGGCGTGCAGTTTCATCCGGAAAGCATCCTGAGCGAGCAGGGACACCAGCTGCTGGAAAATTTCCTGCGCTACTGA
- a CDS encoding YccS/YhfK family putative transporter translates to MWRRIIYHPEVNYALRQTLVLCLPIAIGWLLGDLRQGLLFSLVPACCNNAGLDTPHKRFFKRLIIGGSLFAFCSFLILYAGEKGVPLPIIMLVMALLLGVTAEISPLHGRLLPASLIAAIFTLSLAGRVPLWQPPLLYILGTIWYGLFNWLWFRLWKEQPMRETLSLLYRELADYCEAKYTLLTRLTDPQTALPPLLARQQKAVDLINTCYQQMYMLSASQDNHYQRLTRAFQVALDLQEHISVSLHQPEEVQKLVEQSHAEAVIRWNAQTIAARLRVLADDILYHRYPERFTMDKPLQALEKISRQNKDNPVGNFCYYHFSRIARVLRTQRPLYRRDLMADRQRRLPLIPALKSYLSLKSPGLRSASRYGIMLAFASSLALFFNLPKPYWILMTVMFVSLNGYGATRVRIQHRAMGTLAGLVIAAVMLRLHAPESVMLLVMLALTLIGNLFIRKFYGWATIGFTITTVFTLQLLSLNGAQLLVPRLMDTLIGCLIAFGGMIWLWPQWQSGLLRQNAHDALGAYQEALQLLLGQEQDPVKLAWQRMRVNQAHNALFNSLHQAMQEPNFNASYLKDMQLWVTHSQFIVEHINAMTILAREHTMLTESLAQRYLQSCEIALQRCQQRLEYDGPSSDSNVLEAPEDFHQGPVTILERHVKRILGHLSTMHTISSLAWSQRPHQGHWLSRRLRKTS, encoded by the coding sequence ATGTGGCGGAGAATCATTTATCACCCTGAAGTCAACTATGCACTGCGGCAAACGTTGGTGCTGTGCCTGCCGATAGCCATTGGCTGGCTGCTGGGCGATCTCAGACAGGGTTTACTCTTCTCGTTAGTTCCCGCCTGCTGCAACAACGCCGGTCTTGATACCCCCCATAAACGCTTTTTTAAACGCCTGATTATTGGTGGCAGCCTGTTTGCCTTCTGTAGCTTTCTGATCCTGTATGCGGGCGAAAAAGGGGTGCCGTTGCCGATCATTATGCTGGTGATGGCTCTGTTGCTGGGCGTCACTGCGGAAATCAGTCCGCTGCACGGTCGGCTGCTTCCCGCTTCGTTAATTGCCGCCATTTTCACCCTCAGCCTTGCCGGCAGAGTCCCCCTCTGGCAGCCCCCGCTGCTCTATATTCTCGGCACCATTTGGTACGGCCTGTTCAACTGGCTGTGGTTCCGGCTGTGGAAAGAGCAGCCGATGCGGGAAACGCTAAGCCTGCTCTACCGCGAACTGGCCGACTACTGCGAGGCAAAATATACGCTGCTGACCCGGCTGACCGATCCGCAGACCGCGCTTCCGCCGCTGCTGGCTCGCCAGCAAAAAGCGGTTGACCTGATTAATACCTGTTATCAGCAGATGTATATGCTGTCCGCCAGCCAGGATAACCACTACCAGCGGCTGACGCGTGCATTTCAGGTGGCGCTGGATCTGCAGGAGCATATTTCGGTCAGCCTGCATCAGCCGGAAGAAGTTCAGAAACTGGTGGAGCAAAGCCACGCCGAGGCGGTGATCCGCTGGAACGCACAGACCATTGCCGCCAGGCTGCGGGTGCTGGCCGATGACATTCTCTATCATCGCTATCCTGAACGTTTCACCATGGACAAACCGCTGCAGGCGCTGGAAAAAATATCCCGGCAGAACAAAGACAATCCGGTGGGCAATTTCTGTTATTACCACTTCAGCCGTATCGCCCGCGTGCTCCGCACCCAGCGACCGCTGTATCGACGCGATCTGATGGCGGATCGCCAGCGCCGCCTGCCGCTGATCCCGGCCCTGAAAAGCTACCTGTCGCTAAAATCACCCGGCCTGCGCAGCGCGTCGCGCTACGGGATCATGCTGGCCTTTGCCAGCTCGCTGGCGCTGTTTTTTAATCTGCCCAAACCCTACTGGATCCTGATGACGGTGATGTTCGTCAGTCTGAACGGCTACGGAGCCACGCGAGTGCGGATCCAGCACCGTGCCATGGGCACGCTGGCCGGGTTGGTCATTGCGGCCGTGATGCTACGCCTGCACGCGCCGGAATCGGTGATGCTGCTGGTGATGCTGGCCCTGACGCTGATTGGTAACCTGTTTATCCGTAAGTTCTACGGCTGGGCCACCATCGGCTTTACCATCACCACGGTATTTACACTGCAGCTGCTGTCGCTGAACGGCGCGCAGCTGCTTGTACCGCGCCTGATGGATACGCTGATTGGCTGTCTGATTGCCTTCGGTGGGATGATCTGGCTGTGGCCACAGTGGCAGAGCGGACTGCTGCGGCAGAATGCCCACGATGCGCTGGGTGCTTATCAGGAAGCACTCCAGCTATTACTGGGGCAGGAACAGGATCCGGTCAAGCTGGCGTGGCAGCGCATGCGCGTTAATCAGGCTCATAACGCCCTGTTTAATTCCCTGCACCAGGCGATGCAGGAGCCTAACTTTAACGCCAGCTACCTCAAGGATATGCAGCTGTGGGTGACCCACAGCCAGTTTATCGTCGAGCATATTAATGCGATGACCATTCTGGCGCGGGAGCACACTATGCTGACCGAATCGCTGGCACAGCGCTATCTGCAATCCTGCGAAATCGCCCTGCAGCGCTGCCAGCAGCGCCTGGAATATGACGGCCCCAGCTCCGACAGCAACGTGCTGGAAGCGCCGGAGGATTTCCATCAGGGGCCGGTCACCATACTGGAGCGGCACGTGAAACGTATTCTCGGCCACCTCAGTACGATGCACACCATCTCGTCACTGGCCTGGAGCCAGCGACCGCATCAGGGGCACTGGCTTTCCCGCCGTTTGCGCAAAACGTCCTAG
- the argD gene encoding bifunctional acetylornithine/succinyldiaminopimelate transaminase, with translation MAAEKLAVTRATFDEVILPVYAPAQFVPVKGKGSRIWDQEGKEYVDFSGGIAVTALGHCHPALVEALKTQGETLWHTSNVFTNEPALRLASKLIAATFAERVFFANSGAEANEAAFKLARYYATQRHSPFKSKIIAFHNAFHGRTLFTVSVGGQPKYSDGFGPKPADIVHVPFNDLAAVKAVIDDHTCAIVVEPIQGEGGVTPATQEFMQGLRQLCDEHNALLVLDEVQSGMGRSGKLFAYEHYGVKPDIVTTAKALGGGFPVSAMLTTNEIASVMAPGVHGTTYGGNPLACAVAEAALDIINTPAVLEGVAQRRQLFVDALQALDAKLDLFSEIRGMGLLIGAALKPQHAGKARDILNAAAAEGVMVLVAGTDVMRFAPSLVIDTADIAEGMKRFAAAVEKVIG, from the coding sequence ATGGCAGCGGAAAAATTAGCGGTAACGCGGGCAACGTTCGATGAAGTGATTTTGCCTGTTTATGCACCAGCGCAGTTCGTTCCGGTCAAGGGCAAAGGGAGCCGTATCTGGGACCAGGAGGGGAAAGAGTACGTTGATTTCTCCGGCGGTATTGCCGTAACGGCGCTGGGCCACTGCCATCCGGCGCTGGTCGAGGCACTCAAAACTCAGGGTGAAACTCTCTGGCACACCAGCAACGTTTTCACCAATGAGCCGGCCCTGCGCCTGGCCAGCAAGCTGATTGCTGCCACCTTCGCCGAGCGCGTGTTTTTTGCAAACTCCGGTGCCGAAGCTAACGAAGCCGCATTCAAGCTGGCTCGCTATTATGCGACCCAGCGCCACAGCCCGTTCAAAAGCAAGATCATCGCCTTCCATAACGCCTTCCACGGCCGCACCCTGTTTACCGTTTCCGTGGGCGGGCAGCCTAAGTACTCCGACGGCTTCGGTCCCAAGCCTGCCGATATCGTCCATGTGCCCTTTAACGACCTGGCGGCGGTCAAAGCGGTTATCGACGATCACACCTGCGCCATCGTGGTGGAGCCGATTCAGGGTGAAGGCGGCGTGACGCCGGCCACCCAGGAATTTATGCAGGGGCTGCGTCAGCTGTGCGATGAACATAATGCACTGCTGGTGCTGGACGAAGTGCAGAGCGGCATGGGCCGCAGTGGCAAACTGTTTGCTTATGAACACTACGGCGTGAAGCCGGATATCGTCACCACGGCGAAAGCACTCGGCGGCGGTTTTCCGGTCAGTGCGATGCTGACCACCAATGAGATTGCCTCGGTCATGGCCCCTGGCGTTCACGGTACTACCTACGGCGGGAACCCGCTGGCCTGTGCGGTGGCGGAAGCCGCGCTGGATATTATCAATACGCCAGCGGTGCTGGAGGGCGTCGCGCAGCGCCGTCAGCTGTTTGTTGATGCCCTGCAGGCGCTGGATGCAAAACTGGATTTGTTCAGCGAAATCCGCGGGATGGGCCTGCTGATCGGTGCCGCGCTGAAGCCGCAGCACGCTGGAAAAGCGCGTGACATCCTGAATGCCGCGGCGGCCGAAGGCGTCATGGTGCTGGTGGCCGGTACTGACGTAATGCGCTTTGCGCCGTCGCTGGTCATCGACACTGCGGATATCGCCGAAGGGATGAAGCGCTTTGCAGCGGCGGTGGAAAAAGTTATCGGCTAG
- a CDS encoding amidohydrolase translates to MKSQIASLIQEITPRVLQWRRHIHQNAELSFHEQKTADYVAGELQQFGVLTLTRPTPNSVLAELKGARPGPCIALRADMDALPIHELNQEPFTSRNDGVMHACGHDSHTAMLMGAAWALCQLQKQIAGTVKFIFQHAEEVPPGGAQELVSLGVLDGVSMIFGLHVMPAFPTGTVSYTEGVFSAASDNFDLILQGKGSHAALPHTACDPVVLGAGVVQELQQIVSRRLDPNEGAVLSIASFMADGGYNVIPDTAHLRGTLRTLSEKTRTEIPKMMEQMLGGMTAAVGASYKLDWTKGYTLGFNHPDACRFAAKNVVDTLGADALKIMPHPMFGCEDFSAYQQVIPGCFLFIGSGNEQKGTCWSLHNPHFRLDEDVLPIGVKLHIGFIHQQLMS, encoded by the coding sequence ATGAAATCTCAAATCGCGTCACTGATTCAGGAAATCACCCCACGAGTGCTGCAATGGCGTCGGCATATTCATCAAAATGCCGAGCTCTCCTTTCATGAGCAAAAGACGGCGGATTATGTTGCCGGTGAGCTCCAGCAGTTTGGCGTATTAACGCTCACCCGCCCTACGCCAAACAGCGTGCTGGCGGAGTTAAAAGGGGCGCGCCCCGGCCCCTGTATCGCGCTGCGTGCCGATATGGATGCCTTGCCGATCCACGAGCTGAACCAGGAGCCTTTTACCTCGCGCAATGACGGGGTCATGCACGCCTGCGGTCATGATTCGCATACGGCCATGCTGATGGGCGCGGCCTGGGCGCTCTGCCAGCTGCAAAAACAGATTGCCGGGACGGTGAAGTTTATTTTTCAACATGCGGAGGAGGTTCCGCCGGGCGGGGCGCAGGAGCTGGTCTCTCTGGGCGTGCTTGACGGAGTTTCGATGATTTTTGGCCTGCACGTGATGCCGGCATTTCCAACCGGTACGGTGAGTTACACCGAAGGTGTTTTCAGCGCGGCCAGTGATAATTTCGATCTGATCCTGCAGGGGAAAGGCTCGCATGCCGCTCTGCCACATACGGCGTGCGATCCCGTGGTGTTAGGGGCCGGGGTAGTCCAGGAGCTGCAGCAAATCGTTTCACGCAGGCTGGATCCTAACGAGGGCGCCGTGCTCAGTATCGCCAGTTTTATGGCCGACGGGGGCTACAACGTTATTCCGGATACGGCGCATCTCAGAGGCACGCTGCGCACGCTGAGTGAAAAAACGCGTACTGAAATCCCAAAAATGATGGAACAGATGCTCGGTGGTATGACCGCGGCGGTCGGGGCGAGCTATAAGCTGGACTGGACGAAGGGTTATACGCTGGGCTTCAATCATCCGGATGCCTGCCGCTTTGCCGCAAAAAATGTGGTCGATACGCTGGGAGCCGATGCGTTGAAAATCATGCCGCATCCGATGTTTGGCTGTGAAGACTTTTCAGCCTACCAGCAGGTGATCCCCGGATGCTTCCTGTTTATTGGCTCCGGAAACGAACAGAAAGGAACCTGCTGGAGTTTGCATAATCCGCACTTCCGCCTGGATGAAGACGTACTGCCAATCGGCGTGAAGCTGCACATTGGCTTTATCCACCAGCAGCTGATGTCATAG
- the ppiA gene encoding peptidylprolyl isomerase A, with protein sequence MLKRTLTAVAAVLALSSISASAFAAKGDTHVLLTTSAGSIELELNNQKAPVSVKNFVDYVNSGFYNNTTFHRVIPGFMLQGGGFTTDMQQKQPNAPIKNEADNGLLNKRGTISMARTAEKDSATSQFFINVADNAFLDHGQRDFGYAVFGKVVKGMDVADKIAQVPTQNVGPYQNVPVTPVVILSAKILP encoded by the coding sequence ATGTTGAAACGCACTTTGACCGCGGTGGCGGCAGTTCTCGCACTGTCATCGATTTCTGCTTCTGCATTCGCCGCGAAAGGGGATACACATGTACTGCTGACCACTTCGGCAGGCAGCATTGAGCTGGAATTGAATAATCAGAAAGCCCCTGTTTCGGTAAAAAACTTTGTTGATTACGTCAACAGCGGCTTTTACAACAACACCACATTCCATCGTGTGATCCCAGGTTTTATGTTGCAGGGCGGGGGATTCACCACCGATATGCAGCAGAAACAGCCTAACGCGCCGATTAAAAACGAAGCAGATAACGGTCTGCTGAATAAACGCGGCACTATTTCGATGGCGCGTACCGCGGAAAAAGACAGCGCAACCAGCCAGTTCTTTATTAACGTCGCTGATAACGCTTTCCTCGATCACGGCCAGCGTGATTTCGGCTATGCGGTGTTTGGTAAAGTCGTTAAAGGGATGGATGTTGCCGATAAGATTGCCCAGGTGCCCACTCAGAATGTCGGCCCTTACCAGAATGTTCCCGTAACGCCGGTAGTGATCCTCTCCGCTAAAATCCTGCCTTAA
- the crp gene encoding cAMP-activated global transcriptional regulator CRP produces MVLGKPQTDPTLEWFLSHCHIHKYPSKSTLIHQGEKAETLYYIVKGAVAVLIKDEEGKEMILSYLNQGDFIGELGLFEEGQERSAWVRAKSACEVAEISYKKFRQLIQVNPDILMRLSSQMARRLQVTSEKVGNLAFLDVTGRIAQTLLNLAKQPDAMTHPDGMQIKITRQEIGQIVGCSRETVGRILKMLEDQNLISAHGKTIVVYGTR; encoded by the coding sequence ATGGTTCTCGGCAAACCGCAAACAGACCCAACACTCGAATGGTTCCTGTCACATTGCCATATTCACAAATATCCATCCAAAAGCACCCTGATTCATCAGGGTGAAAAGGCAGAAACCCTCTACTACATCGTCAAAGGCGCAGTAGCGGTGCTGATCAAGGATGAAGAAGGCAAAGAAATGATTCTTTCCTACCTCAATCAGGGCGACTTCATTGGCGAACTGGGTCTTTTCGAAGAAGGCCAGGAACGTAGCGCGTGGGTGCGCGCAAAAAGTGCCTGTGAAGTAGCTGAAATCTCTTATAAAAAATTCCGTCAGCTGATTCAGGTTAACCCTGACATTCTGATGCGTCTTTCTTCGCAGATGGCACGCCGTCTGCAGGTCACCTCTGAGAAGGTCGGTAACCTCGCCTTCCTGGATGTGACGGGGCGTATTGCACAAACGCTGCTGAATCTGGCCAAACAGCCAGATGCCATGACCCACCCGGATGGTATGCAGATCAAAATCACCCGTCAGGAGATCGGCCAGATCGTGGGCTGTTCTCGTGAAACCGTGGGCCGTATTTTGAAAATGCTGGAAGATCAAAACCTGATTTCCGCGCACGGTAAAACTATCGTGGTTTACGGTACGCGCTAA
- the nirD gene encoding nitrite reductase small subunit NirD, whose amino-acid sequence MSQWQEICPLTRILPATGVCALVEGQQIAIFRPGEDEQIFALSNIDPFAHASVLSRGIIAEHQQELWVASPLKKQRFRLRDGLCMEDESHSIPSYPARICHGMIEINLAAEPSAA is encoded by the coding sequence ATGAGCCAGTGGCAGGAGATTTGCCCGTTGACCCGTATTCTGCCCGCTACCGGCGTCTGCGCTCTGGTTGAAGGACAGCAAATTGCTATTTTCCGCCCGGGTGAAGATGAGCAGATATTTGCATTGAGCAACATCGACCCCTTTGCCCATGCCAGCGTGCTGTCGCGCGGCATTATCGCCGAACATCAACAGGAGCTGTGGGTCGCCAGCCCACTGAAAAAACAGCGTTTTCGCCTGCGTGACGGCCTGTGTATGGAAGATGAAAGTCACTCAATCCCGAGCTATCCGGCACGGATCTGCCACGGAATGATCGAGATAAACCTCGCTGCGGAGCCCTCAGCCGCCTGA